One Salvia splendens isolate huo1 chromosome 22, SspV2, whole genome shotgun sequence DNA segment encodes these proteins:
- the LOC121787333 gene encoding G-type lectin S-receptor-like serine/threonine-protein kinase At4g03230 isoform X2 — protein MGCEDWPASDCHDRGNGSRCYCRDDYQWDGSLANCSEALRNLGNDYKRRNTILVSVVVVALILFSCSSYVFYRRKKAKHQGNLESSEGERQVNDLMLENGKASGVPFYDLDMILCATDNFSDTHKLGQGGSGPVYKGKFPEWLEVAVKRLSCCSGQGVEEFLNEVVLIAM, from the exons ATGGGCTGTGAAGATTGGCCTGCTTCAGATTGCCATGATAGGGGCAATGGGTCGAGATGCTACTGTAGAGACGACTATCAATGGGATGGCTCTTTGGCAAATTGTAGTGAAG CCTTGAGAAATTTAGGTAATGACTACAAGAGAAGAAACACAATTCTAGTTTCTGTTGTGGTTGTGGCGCTTATACTATTTTCCTGCTCAAGCTATGTCTTCTATCGAAGAAAGAAGGCAAAACACCAAG GGAATTTGGAGAGCAGTGAAGGTGAAAGACAAGTAAATGACTTGATGCTTGAAAATGGCAAGGCCAGTGGTGTTCCTTTCTACGATTTGGACATGATCTTATGTGCCACTGATAACTTCTCAGACACCCATAAGCTCGGGCAAGGTGGATCTGGGCCGGTTTATAAG GGGAAGTTTCCGGAATGGCTTGAAGTCGCGGTGAAGAGGCTATCGTGCTGCTCAGGTCAGGGAGTCGAGGAATTTCTCAACGAGGTCGTCTTGATTGCCATGTGA
- the LOC121787333 gene encoding G-type lectin S-receptor-like serine/threonine-protein kinase At4g03230 isoform X1 has translation MGCEDWPASDCHDRGNGSRCYCRDDYQWDGSLANCSEALRNLGNDYKRRNTILVSVVVVALILFSCSSYVFYRRKKAKHQAGNLESSEGERQVNDLMLENGKASGVPFYDLDMILCATDNFSDTHKLGQGGSGPVYKGKFPEWLEVAVKRLSCCSGQGVEEFLNEVVLIAM, from the exons ATGGGCTGTGAAGATTGGCCTGCTTCAGATTGCCATGATAGGGGCAATGGGTCGAGATGCTACTGTAGAGACGACTATCAATGGGATGGCTCTTTGGCAAATTGTAGTGAAG CCTTGAGAAATTTAGGTAATGACTACAAGAGAAGAAACACAATTCTAGTTTCTGTTGTGGTTGTGGCGCTTATACTATTTTCCTGCTCAAGCTATGTCTTCTATCGAAGAAAGAAGGCAAAACACCAAG CAGGGAATTTGGAGAGCAGTGAAGGTGAAAGACAAGTAAATGACTTGATGCTTGAAAATGGCAAGGCCAGTGGTGTTCCTTTCTACGATTTGGACATGATCTTATGTGCCACTGATAACTTCTCAGACACCCATAAGCTCGGGCAAGGTGGATCTGGGCCGGTTTATAAG GGGAAGTTTCCGGAATGGCTTGAAGTCGCGGTGAAGAGGCTATCGTGCTGCTCAGGTCAGGGAGTCGAGGAATTTCTCAACGAGGTCGTCTTGATTGCCATGTGA
- the LOC121785711 gene encoding transcription initiation factor IIE subunit alpha-like, translated as MASVDPFNRLVRLTARAFYADITTKGENQQRPGRSDNRGIAVVILDALTRRQWTKEEDLARDLKLHTKQLRRTLRFFEEEKLVTRDHRKETSKSAKMFNAAVAATVDGQKNGRDDEKQKLQTQSYCCLDYSQIYDVVRYRLHRMRKKLKDELESKNTVQEYICPNCNKRYNALDALRLITPYDEYFHCESCNGILVAESDKLAAQEMGDGDDNASRRRLDKLKDMLSKMEVQLKPLIDQLGRVKDLPVPELEGLQAWLVRKATQQAANGDHNTNNPNRHMNGGFGGTPMPYVGETKVEVAFSGEDDKGDVKSISASTPMKVLPPWMIKQGMNLTKEQRGETSQETKMGGSSVALESTDDKKAVALDEDKNNIQDEYVRAYYAAVLKKLHGKEENVKREAESPNDVIASEVYNAPSERQVGKKSKREDEFEGDDIEWEEDGPSTGNTSDHFKVHDLNVEAEATQDDEDENDWEDG; from the exons ATGGCTAGCGTCGATCCATTCAATCG CCTGGTGAGACTTACAGCCCGGGCATTCTATGCTGATATAACGACGAAGGGTGAAAACCAGCAGAGGCCTGGGAGAAGTGATAACAGAGGGATTGCTGTGGTCATTCTTGATGCTCTTACTAG ACGTCAGTGGACTAAGGAGGAAGATTTGGCTAGGGACTTGAAACTTCACACGAAGCAACTACGTCGGACTCTCAGATTCTTCGAAGAAGAAAAACTGGTCACTCGTGATCATCGCAAGGAG ACCTCCAAAAGTGCAAAGATGTTCAATGCTGCAGTGGCTGCCACAGTGGATGGTCAAAAAAATGGTAGAGACGACGAGAAGCAAAAATTGCAAACTCAGTCATATTGTTGCTTAGATTATTCACAG ATATATGATGTTGTCAGATACAGATTACATCGCATGAGGAAGAAGTTGAAGGATGAACTGGAGAGCAAAAACACAGTTCAGGAATATATATGCCCAAACTGCAACAAAAG ATACAATGCCCTTGATGCACTCCGGTTGATCACCCCATATGATGAGTACTTTCACTGTGAAAGCTGCAATGGGATCCTTGTGGCTGAGAGTGACAAGCTGGCTGCTCAAGAAATGGGCGATGGGGATGATAATGCAAGCAGACGTCGGCTTGATAAATTAAAGGACATGCTATCAAAGATGGAG GTACAGCTCAAACCACTGATAGATCAACTTGGGAGAGTTAAGGATTTGCCTGTGCCTGAACTTGAAGGTCTTCAAGCTTGGCTAGTTCGAAAGGCTACTCAACAAGCTGCAAATGGAGATCATAATACCAACAACCCTAACAGACATATGAATGGAGGTTTTGGTGGGACTCCAATGCCTTATGTTGGGGAGACTAAG GTTGAAGTTGCATTTTCTGGTGAGGATGACAAAGGTGATGTTAAATCAATCAGCGCGAGTACACCTATGAAGGTTTTGCCTCCATGGATGATCAAGCAAGGAATGAATCTTACAAAAGAACAACGTGGAGAGACCAGTCAAGAGACAAAGATGGGTGGTAGTTCAGTAGCTTTGGAGAGTACCGATGACAAGAAGGCTGTAGCTTTAGATGAGGACAAAAATAATATACAG GATGAATATGTCAGAGCCTATTACGCTGCTGTACTTAAGAAGCTCcatggaaaagaagaaaatgtcaAGAGAGAAGCAGAATCACCTAATGATGTCATCGCAAGTGAAGTTTACAACGCACCATCTGAGCGTCAAGTAGGCAAGAAGTCAAAACGTGAAGATGAATTTGAAGGAGATGATATTGAATGGGAGGAGGATGGGCCATCTACAG GTAACACTTCCGATCACTTTAAAGTTCATGACTTGAACGTAGAAGCAGAAGCTACTCAAGATGACGAGGATGAAAACGACTGGGAGGACGGGTGA